aaatcttatatatatcattccctttttattattgttattgtatatttcttttttcccaacatattaaaaagtaaaatggACACTCAAGTCTAGCGTTTTCACGTCCAATACTATTTAAGCAACTAAAAATAACTATTAACAATATTTTCCATCACTCTTTATAATCTAAAACCAATTAATTGGAATTCCAGTTACAACGGCATTAGAGCTCTTTCCGGTCACCGGAACTCCTTGCGCCGGCAATCCATTTATCGCCGGCAGCAACAACGACGAAATCTCAGGCATTTTGACCCTAATAGAAATATTTATAACCCCATTTCTGTTAATCTTACTATCCCATAACCTATAACTCAAAAATTAAACTTGATTTTGAGGGACAAACCTTCCTACTATATCCGAAACCGGTATCATTGCAATTCCAACACTCTTAATCTCCATTGTTGCTTTGCAATTCACCTCCAAAGTTATAAACCTTGCATGCAATGGAACTTCCATGCATGACAACCTTCTCGTTCCACGAAGGGTAGCTTCCGCCTTCGCCGTTCACCTTCGTCGTCCTCACTTCGCCGTTTCCATCGGTTTGAATCTTCACAaaaacgtttttttttttttattgatgttTTGTTCGTTCTAAGATTCTCTGCTGATAAGATAGTAATCTCAAAACTCCGTGACGACATATTAGATTGAAAAATATGTTCCAAAGCTTTTGGAGCTTATTGATGAGAGGaatatgaatatagaatgtgtAGAGAGAAGTGAAGGAATTTTTGGAATGAAAGGTTGGAAGGTGAAGAAGATTTCTTATATAGCGTTTGGTTTGGAAGCTtgaaagaaaggaggaagaaacAAATAGATTGTTTCGTTAACTTTGGCCGTTAAAAGTTAAACGATGACGGCGCGTGGTTTTGGAAAGTCAACTATGGAAACAAAGAATATACGTTTTcaggtttttttttgtttgacgCTCTTTGGGAGGCGAAAGGTcacaatgaaaataataaatgattTTAAATGGAAACGGCAGCGTTTGACTTCACGGCTGATTCTAAGAGGAAATTTCGATCCTCTTAGGTGGAATGCTCAATCTTTGCGTGGAATGAAAGGTGAAAATTTACGTGGACTCATTTTCATatgaaattattaattaaaaaatattatataataatttaattaaatatattaaattatttgatattttttaattaataattttacatGAATATATCTATAGGTGAGTATTCATCGAAATGAAATACTCATTTACTTGTTTTTAAATTACACTAAAGATTATTCTTATCCATAACATGTTggaaattttctttttttttttttatcagacagctgttttattagttttgataGTTGCTTGTTATTATGTAATATTAGCGTAAACAATTTTATGAGTAATTTggtttaattttattcttttatatataattaaagaaatactacttatcttttaaaatttaatttttagtcaaatttttttaaatatttattattatttaattaatttaaataccTATTTTTGCAATATCAGTTGttcaaaaaattaagaaaaatatttaaaagatgtTTAGTTACTCtgatataattaataaaaaaaataactatatagATATTTGCCAAATATATCTGccttatataaatattaaagcacaacttttgtaaaaattaaatttgtaataTATGCCGGTGACGGATACTTTAAGAATACACTTAATTTTTGACAAGTGTAAATATGGATAGATTATGTAAAAAGCataataatcttttttttttaatattttaatttgtcggtaacataaaaaaattcacaatAAAGTTTTTTCCGATTGCACGTACAGCACGCAGGTCAATTATTTTTGGGGCTATTATGCTACTCTTAGAGTAATAGTAAGCCCTCTTGCAAAGTAGATTTCCAATCCAACGGTAGAAAAAAGTGTTTTTTGTTGTGTTTTGAAATGAGAATTGTAGGTATTTTCTGCAAGCCGAGTCAACTACCGTTGTTGTTGGGGGAACATAGCATGACTTGTTCCTTGTACACACACTACCTCGAAGCTTACTAGCTTTGAGACAAATACCAGATTGCAAGTTTGAGAATGTTTGTTGCGATAGACAAAGCTTGGAATTTTATACGGAGAATGGTTATTTGGAAAATGTGAATGGTGTTTCAAGGATGGTTCCTTGCCTTGGATATGGATTTTGACATAATTGGGTTTATTAGTATTAGACTTAATAATTTGACAAGTGGTTGTTAAGGAGAAAGTACCAACCATTAGATGAATGCACAAGCATTATGATAGCAATTTAcacacaaaaacaaaaaaaaacaaaaaaaaaaaaacaaaaaaaataattgataagAAATTTCAAGGGAGACTTGGCGAGCATGTTTTGTTCGTTTCAAAGTTACATTGAACTCTCATATGGTGAGAGTATCATACACACTTCTATTAGGTAAACACATGGTAAAATGTGACATTGACATCTCTTATAAACGTAACATTCACTTCCCCTCTTAAGTCTTGAACATATATGGTTAATTTGCATGGTAGTTAGATCTTAGATGCCTGGAAGTGGTTCCCTTAGTAATGCTTGATTGGTTCAGTATAATAAGTTCGATGCTGCCTCTCCAAGGAAAACAAAAATGCTAGAAAATTCGTATGTATACATACGAGGGAAATGATACTATCACTCATATTTTTTATAAGGACTATGCTACGTTTACaccaaaatcagccaccaaAGTCAGCTACCAGTATaaaatacacattgaaaataaattaaactacacatgtatttatacataaatacattggtgactgattttagtggctgattttggtgtacaAATGGCATTTTTGTTTTGATAATGTCACTCCATACATGATCATACGTGTGTAAGATAGGGTGTTGAATAGTCTCTTGATTTCGACACTATATCCACCATTGGATGAGATGTTGACCCCGCTTGAATTAGATCCACACTCTATTCAATAGTAGATAACATACGAGTAACCAAAGTGTCTACGCTTAGCATTCTTTGAGATTCACCATACATTTACTTTTATTAGTCCCTCAAACATGTTATTGGAGCATCTATCCTTAGTACTATTTCTTCCCAATTCTCTTTtattgaatagaaaaataaatcttaaatGTAAATTAACAATGGGGAAAAAGAATTATGGCATTTATATGCTTTTGAGATTTAATATTTCTGGCAAATATACATCCCCTATACTAATTTCTCAACAGGAAACATGATCAGTCTAAGTTTTGTATATCTTCCTAATGCTTCAAAAAGAAGTGAAGAACATTTGATGATCAATTATTCACTTTACCTCGGTCAATGTAGTGTTGGCATTTCCTTCGTTTAAGTGATCTTTGAGAATGCTTCTAAGGTACTCCAATTGTTGGGATGATCCTTCAAGTTCCtcccactacaatgaacaacaTATATGTTACCAAATTCTCTACACACAAATTCATGATTCTTATTCTTATCAAATTACAAAGCCTGTACATATTCTGATTGAGTAACATGTATAAGAGAGCTCACCTCTTGATAGCATAATGATACAACTTTCCACCCAGCAGCAGTAATGTATCGACGTTTTAGCATGGTATGTCCCAAAGGCACACCTATATCAAGtaaataggaaaaaagaaaatagttaaaataTATCTAAGAGAATGCGGCCGAGTTTAGAATggaaaatacaaaaatacagAGACACTAAGAAATTGAGATTGAGAGTAGAGTCACAACTTTTGTCCCTTCTCCAAATAAATTAGTGTTTTCCTTGtgttattgtttttctattctgAAAACACTTAGCATAGTATAAGAATAAGAGattacaaatttaatttatgaaacaaaaaattatacataCCAATATTTCTAGAGAAATGAGTTGGACCGTCAATCTCCAAAGCTAGTTTCTTATCAATTATCACAGCATCCAATGTGTACCCATCCACAACATATTCTTTGACCCAATTAAGGCCAGTATTAACAAGAAGACGCCCAACATCTTTCTGAAACAATGATGTTATCTTCTGATTAAACCTTTTAGTTCTACAGGCACGAGCAACTTTTTCGTCAAGCTCATGGCATAATGATAACTGAAGATGGGGGAATTCAAGCTTCAAGCACTGGTTTACAAGATGAACTTGAGAAGCGAACATGATATCCTCTCTATATAGCTCTGAAATCCTTTGCTCCTCATAGTGGCTTAGGGTTTTCCAGATATGCGAGAAGAAACTCCTATCCAATTGTCCGAAGACAGCATAGGACCAAGCTATAGTTCCAAGCTGATCCCTACTTAAAGTGAGTGTAGGAAAATCAAGAGATCCATTTGAGGCACCACTTCTATTGACACTGATTTGACCATAATTATTTGGTGTGTTTTCACCATTGCGAGCTTTCAGTTGGCAATGATCAGCAAAGACACTGTCTAAAGAATCAAATACAATGTCAgcaggctcatatagagacgcAAAAGCCCACAAAAGCTGTGCTAGTTCTTGCTCTTGGAAGGTGTGAATTATGTCAGAAGCCCTCTTCGACAACTCTGAAAAAAGTTCAGGAGCAGAGTGTTGCATTGAGGCAAAAGCACCTGCGATATTAGCAACATTTTGAGAGTTGAATTCCCCAACCTTGGTCATTGCGACCTCCGCAATCCTATCCATCTCTGAAAAATATAGCAGTTCGCCTCCAATTTTGGATAATGCCCAAGATATATTAGAGATTCCTTGTGCCGAGCATTCAGGTAAGGCTGTCATTGCAATCCCCACAAGCATAGACATCTCTTTTTGTCGGGCGAAAGCCAGCCTTCGAGTTGTGATCATAGAAACTTTCTCCATATTCTTAGCAATGCGATGAAGGGCAGTAGCAATGTTCAAAGGGGAAAGAGGCGAGGGGCTTAGACCTTTTGCAACTGCAACAATTGTCTCAGCAGTAACATCCAATACATCCTCTGCAGTCTGTGCTTCTACAATTGCTTTATTCAAATTGATTTCTTTCCGATGATCAGAAGGCCCAGAGAATTGGGATAGCTTATTTACAAACTCTTCCATGCTTTTCTcctttctctctaaaaacaTTCCATC
The genomic region above belongs to Arachis stenosperma cultivar V10309 chromosome 5, arast.V10309.gnm1.PFL2, whole genome shotgun sequence and contains:
- the LOC130982374 gene encoding RAP domain-containing protein, chloroplastic-like, which produces MEGLLNSMFHQSCLKPFGFTPRLGCGCTFPVITRTGYLNRKLKPFMLRSDCTRLGRDTGTGSREASIAAVKDNDDRGEESDVDWESEFIGELDPFGYRAPKKRVKEQKSKLLEDTDGMDWCVRARKMAVRSIEARGMAQMMEDLVASKKKKKKAKKKVETKKKIVEKFEHIDDLDVDYTSEEDFMLLENPETIDDVGVLERKVRSLADGMFLERKEKSMEEFVNKLSQFSGPSDHRKEINLNKAIVEAQTAEDVLDVTAETIVAVAKGLSPSPLSPLNIATALHRIAKNMEKVSMITTRRLAFARQKEMSMLVGIAMTALPECSAQGISNISWALSKIGGELLYFSEMDRIAEVAMTKVGEFNSQNVANIAGAFASMQHSAPELFSELSKRASDIIHTFQEQELAQLLWAFASLYEPADIVFDSLDSVFADHCQLKARNGENTPNNYGQISVNRSGASNGSLDFPTLTLSRDQLGTIAWSYAVFGQLDRSFFSHIWKTLSHYEEQRISELYREDIMFASQVHLVNQCLKLEFPHLQLSLCHELDEKVARACRTKRFNQKITSLFQKDVGRLLVNTGLNWVKEYVVDGYTLDAVIIDKKLALEIDGPTHFSRNIGVPLGHTMLKRRYITAAGWKVVSLCYQEWEELEGSSQQLEYLRSILKDHLNEGNANTTLTEVK